From the Oryza glaberrima chromosome 5, OglaRS2, whole genome shotgun sequence genome, one window contains:
- the LOC127774228 gene encoding uncharacterized protein LOC127774228, with translation MEPGEWSWSNPTGGAKDGNLVGAGLCDDPVSGAPPWPLPRSQLDRSLALEQHSDGAGLAELNPLTCSAIIQIVPWDGVCNRQAINSLCAMRRGDRYLFYHSGAGAASRHIVGVVEVAREWYEGEGEAASGGVVDVRVVGEFRRLVALGGSR, from the exons ATGGAGCCGGGGGAGTGGTCGTGGTCCAATCCCACCGGCGGCGCCAAGGATGGCAACCTTGTAGGTGCCGGCCTGTGCGACGACCCGGTTTCCggcgcgccgccatggccgctgccTCGGTCTCAGCTTGACCGCTCGCTAGCTCTGGAGCAGCACAGCGATGGAGCTGGCCTTGCAGAGCTGAATCCACTAACGTGTTCTGCA ATAATACAGATCGTACCGTGGGACGGCGTCTGCAACCGCCAGGCCATCAACAGCCTCTGTGCCATGCGCCGGGGCGACCGCTACCTGTTCTAccactccggcgccggcgccgcctcccgtcaCATCGTCGGTGTTGTGGAGGTCGCCAGGGAGTGGtatgagggagagggggaggcggcgagcggcggcgtcgtggacgTCCGCGTGGTGGGGGAATTTCGGCGGCTGGTGGCGCTCGGGGGATCAAGATAG
- the LOC127773022 gene encoding NAC domain-containing protein 35-like: protein MSRDDVDDVTAGAAGSGEEAAADQEEATAAVAGDSHENDLVMPGFRFHPTEEELIEFYLRRKVEGRRFNVELITFLDLYRFDPWELPAMAVIGEKEWFFYVPRDRKYRNGDRPNRVTASGYWKATGADRMIRGENSRPIGLKKTLVFYSGKAPKGVRSSWIMNEYRLPPPAADADLFYKSEISLCRVYKRSGIDDGHGHHQRPAGNVQASSSSAAARPPEQHSGNNTAAGLPACRHRPSPSSSSTTTAQQHTSFHQLLQGECSAAAAAAPPPPSLPASATTRNSNASQLLMPPPPPRPPCAAAYTSAAAAPTESAAVLAAASTYSLLAAAGSSSTHIDELSTLLAGHSHGGAYGNNHIVAGSHHHFPLPPSQLMPQLGTLPISPPLAAVSDKLWDWSSVPDTSTARDYDSSGFSDPK, encoded by the exons atGAGCAgggacgacgtcgacgacgtcacggcgggcgccgccgggtcaggggaggaagcggcggccgaTCAGGAGGAGGcgaccgccgctgtcgccggcgaCTCGCACGAGAACGACCTGGTGATGCCGGGGTTCCGGTTCCACccgacggaggaggagctgaTCGAGTTCTACCTCCGGCGGAAGGTGGAGGGCCGGCGGTTCAACGTCgagctcatcaccttcctcgacCTCTACCGCTTCGACCCATGGGAGCTCCCCG CAATGGCGGTGATAGGGGAGAAGGAGTGGTTCTTCTACGTGCCGCGGGACCGCAAGTACCGGAACGGCGACCGGCCGAACCGGGTGACGGCGTCGGGGTACTGGAAGGCGACGGGGGCCGACCGGATGATCCGCGGCGAGAACAGCCGCCCCATCGGCCTCAAGAAGACGCTCGTCTTCTACTCCGGCAAGGCCCCCAAGGGCGTCCGCAGCAGCTGGATCATGAACGAGTACCGCCtccccccgcccgccgccgacgccgatctCTTCTACAAG TCTGAGATCTCGCTCTGCCGCGTCTACAAGcgctccggcatcgacgacggccacggccaccaccaGCGCCCCGCCGGCAACGTGcaagcgtcgtcgtcgtcggcggcggcgaggccgccggaGCAGCACTCCGGCAACAACACTGCTGCCGGCTTACCGGCTTGCCGGCATAggccgtcaccgtcgtcgtcgtcgacgacgacggcgcagcAGCACACCAGTTTCCACCAGCTGCTCCAAGGCgagtgctcggcggcggcggcggcggcgccgccgccgccgtcgctgccagCATCGGCCACGACGCGCAACAGTAATGCGTCACAGCTGctgatgccgccgcctcccccaaggccgccgtgcgccgccgcctacacgtcggcggcggcggcgccgaccgagagcgccgccgtcctcgccgctgcctccacgTACTCGctgcttgccgccgccggcagtaGCTCCACGCACATCGACGAGCTCAGCACGCTGCTCGCGGGCCACAGCCATGGCGGCGCCTACGGTAATAACCACATTGTCGCCGGAAGCCATCATCACTTCCCCTTGCCGCCGTCGCAGCTGATGCCGCAGCTCGGCACGCTGCCGatctcgccgccgctggccgccgtcTCCGACAAGCTCTGGGACTGGAGCTCGGTCCCTGACACGTCGACGGCCAGGGATTACGATTCTTCTGGTTTTAGTGATCCCAagtaa
- the LOC127773519 gene encoding pheophytinase, chloroplastic: MAAALAAAAAAAAHHHRLSSSSPAARTRVVHHHHRRRRSSSLSFSAPASSHGCPRGARALRRAAAGDGGGNGSGGVSTGTVDPAAASSPSSSLEELYRSCATWTWRGMRVNYLVRGEGPPLLLVHGFGASVGHWRRNIGVLSESYTVYAIDLLGFGASDKPPGFSYTMETWAELILDFLDEVVRRPTVLVGNSVGSLACVIAAADSSRDLVRGLVLLNCSGGMNNKAIVDDWRIKLLLPLLWLIDFLLKQRRIASALFERVKDRSNLKDILLSVYGNKDAVDDELVEIIRGPADGEGALDAFVSTVTGPPGPSPIALMPAVAARSPVLVLWGDRDPFTPIDGPVGRYFSALPSELPNVTLHMLEGVGHCPHDDRPDLVHAKLLPWLDTLPSTTALTPVSSPAA, translated from the exons atggccgccgcgctcgccgccgccgccgccgccgccgcacaccaccaccgcctctcctcctcctccccggccgcgcGGACACGAGTagttcaccaccaccaccgccgccgccggtcgtcctccctctccttctccgcgCCAGCCTCTTCCCACGGCTGTCCCAGAGGCGCCCGTGCGCtcaggcgcgccgccgccggcgatggaggcggtaacggcagcggcggcgtcagcACCGGCACGGTGGacccggccgccgcgtcgtcgccgtcgtcgtcgctggagGAGCTGTACCGGAGCTGCGCGACGTGGACGTGGAGGGGGATGCGCGTGAACTACCTGGTCAGGGGGGAGggcccgccgctgctgctcgtcCACGGCTTCGGCGCCTCCGTCGGCCACTGGCGCAG GAATATTGGCGTGTTGTCTGAATCCTACACCGTGTACGCGATCGATTTGCTCGGGTTTGGCGCGTCGGACAAGCCTCCTGGATTCTCCTACACGATGGAGACATGGGCCGAG CTGATCCTGGACTTCTTGGACGAGGTTGTGAGGAGGCCCACGGTGCTCGTTGGCAACTCTGTCGGAAGCCTCGCATGCGTCATTGCTGCAGCAG ACTCCAGCAGAGATCTTGTCCGGGGGCTTGTTCTACTGAATTGCTCGGGCGGCATGAACAACAAGGCCATCGTCGACGATTGGAGGATCAAATTGCTCCTTCCTCTGCTATGGCTGATCGACTTCCTGCTGAAGCAAAGGCGGATAGCATCAGCGCTGTTCGAGCGTGTAAAAGACAG GAGCAATCTGAAGGACATCCTGCTCTCTGTCTACGGGAACAAAGACGCTGTGGACGACGAACTAGTCGAG ATCATCAGGGGGCCGGCGGACGGGGAGGGGGCTCTGGACGCGTTCGTGTCGACGGTGACGGGGCCGCCGGGGCCGAGCCCGATCGCGCTgatgccggcggtggcggcgaggtcgccggtGCTGGTGCTGTGGGGGGACCGGGACCCCTTCACCCCGATCGACGGGCCGGTGGGGAGGTACTTCTCCGCGCTCCCCAGCGAGCTCCCCAACGTGACGCTCCACATGCTGGAGGGCGTCGGCCACTGCCCCCACGACGACCGCCCGGACCTCGTCCACGCCAAGCTGCTCCCATGGCTCGacaccctcccctccaccaccgcgcTGACGCCGGTATCGTCGCCGGCGGCTTAA
- the LOC127773520 gene encoding PHD finger protein ALFIN-LIKE 5, producing the protein MDGGSGGPYTSRTAEEVFRDFRGRRAGMIKALTTDVEKFYQLCDPEKENLCLYGYPNETWEVTLPAEEVPPEIPEPALGINFARDGMNEKDWLALVAVHSDSWLLAVAFYFAARFGFDKEARRRLFNMINNLPTIFEVVTGAAKKQTKEKAPNSTNKPNKPSSKMQPRPESHSKAPKPPAPPKDDDESGDEYADEEEEERDNTLCGSCGTNDGKDEFWICCDSCERWYHGKCVKITPARAEHIKHYKCPDCGNKRARA; encoded by the exons ATGGACGGAGGCTCCGGGGGGCCGTACACCTCCCGCACGGCTGAGGAGGTCTTCCGCGActtccgcggccgccgcgccggcatGATCAAGGCCCTCACCACCG ATGTGGAGAAGTTCTACCAGCTCTGCGACCCAG AAAAGGAGAACTTGTGCCTTTATGGGTACCCTAATGAAACATGGGAAGTTACCTTGCCTGCTGAGGAAGTTCCTCCGGAGATCCCTGAACCAGCTTTAGGAATCAATTTTGCTAGGGACGGCATGAATGAGAAAGACTGGTTGGCACTAGTTGCTGTCCACAGTGATTCATGGCTACTGGCTGTTGCGTTTTATTTCGCAGCACGATTTGGGTTCGACAAAGAGGCCAG GAGGCGGCTCTTCAACATGATAAATAACTTACCTACAATATTTGAAGTTGTGACTGGCGCTGCCAAGAAACAGACCAAGGAGAAGGCGCCCAACAGTACCAACAAGCCCAACAAGCCCAGCTCAAAAATG CAACCAAGACCAGAGTCTCATTCAAAGGCTCCAAAACCACCTGCACCCCCCAAGGATGATGATGAGAGCGGCGATGAGTATgcagacgaggaggaggaggagcgcgacaACACCCTGTGCGGATCTTGTGGAACAAATGATGGCAAAGATGAGTTTTGGATCTGTTGTGATAGTTGCGAGCGGTGGTACCATGGAAAGTGCGTGAAGATCACACCTGCTCGAGCCGAGCATATCAAACACTACAAGTGCCCAGATTGCGGCAACAAGAGGGCAAGGGCATAG
- the LOC127774500 gene encoding protein root UVB sensitive 6-like: MAPAMGMKRPAAAAAATATQTVTLPAPDARAAVRDAVRVAVREAEPPQAPALPPRAPAPAVAVDGVLCLEEVDGRKWSYVVEGGASPGKAGRVSGSGRGRGRGGAASPMGVTFKAVPLQSPLPPVEEIMSFIRSYVVPEGFPDSVTPSYVPYMTWRALKHFFGGAMGVFTTRTLLNSVGVAQSRATSGAVAINWILKDGAGRVGKMLFARQGKKFDYDLKQLRFSGDLLMELGAGIELATAAFPQLFLPMACIANVVKNVAAVTSTSTRTPIYKAYAKGENIGDVTAKGESVGNIADLLGTGLSILISKRNPSLVTSFAFLSCGYLLSSYHEVRSVVLNTLNTARFTVAVDSFIKSGHVPSLKEGNSQETIFNPPWRHQPVAIGSRFGEAFQEPASFVAIRPLFEDERYIVTYNPTKDKVYALLKDQAKPDDILKAAFHAHVLLHFINASHANLNARKRMNSNRSYQNANPLNMDFIPHIAESCKIVTSSYGVFKKKAREQGWIMSESLLNPGRARLCGIVPQ; this comes from the exons atggcgccggcgatggggatgaagcggccggcggcggcggcggcggcgacggccacgcAGACCGTCACGCTGCCTGCGCCGgacgcgcgggcggcggtgcgggaCGCGGTGCGCGTCGCCGTGCGGGAGGCCGAGCCGCCGCAGGCCCCGGCGCTGCCGCCGAgggcgcccgcgccggcggtCGCGGTGGACGGGGTGCTGTGCCTGGAGGAGGTGGACGGGAGGAAGTGGAGCTACGTGGTGGAGGGGGGCGCGTCCCCCGGGAAGGCCGGGAGGGTCagcgggagcgggagggggagggggaggggaggggccgcgTCGCCGATGGGTGTCACCTTCAAGGCCGTGCCGCTccagtcgccgctgccgcccgtcgaG GAAATAATGTCCTTCATTAGGTCATATGTTGTACCTGAAGGCTTTCCGGATAGTGTCACTCCTTCATATGTCCCATACATGACATGGAGAGCATTGAAG CATTTCTTTGGTGGAGCAATGGGTGTATTCACGACAAGAACCTTGCTAAACTCTGTTGGAGTTGCCCAAAGTAGGGCAACATCTGGAGCTGTGGCTATCAACTGGATACTCAAG GATGGAGCTGGCCGAGTTGGAAAAATGCTTTTTGCCCGCCAAGGGAAGAAATTTGACTACGACCTAAAGCAG CTTCGCTTTTCTGGCGATCTCTTGATGGAGTTAGGAGCTGGGATAGAGTTAGCTACGGCAGCTTTCCCTCAACTTTTCCTACCTATGGCTTGCATCGCAAATGTTGTTAAG AATGTTGCTGCTGTTACATCAACCTCGACCCGTACACCAATCTACAAGGCATATGCAAAAGGAGAAAATATTGGAGATGTCACTGCCAAAGGAGAAAGTGTTGGGAACATTGCTGATCTG TTGGGAACTGGTTTGAGCATTTTAATTTCTAAGAGGAATCCATCATTGGTGACTTCATTTGCCTTCTTGTCTTGTGGCTATCTCCTTAGTTCATACCATGAG GTGAGATCTGTTGTGCTGAACACTCTAAACACGGCAAGATTTACTGTGGCAGTTGATTCCTTCATTAAGAGCG GACATGTTCCCTCATTGAAGGAAGGAAACTCACAGGAGACTATATTTAATCCACCATGGCGGCATCAGCCAGTTGCAATAG GATCAAGATTTGGAGAGGCATTTCAGGAACCTGCTTCTTTTGTTGCCATAAGGCCTTTGTTTGAG GATGAGAGGTACATTGTTACATATAACCCAACAAAGGACAAGGTATATGCTTTGCTCAAGGACCAAGCAAAGCCAGATGATATTCTCAAAGCCGCTTTCCAT GCACATGTATTACTACATTTTATTAATGcatcacatgctaacttgaatGCACGGAAGCGGATGAACTCCAATCGGTCATACCAAAATGCAAACCCACTGAACATGGACTTTATACCACACATTGCTGAATCTTGCAAGATTGTCACTTCATCATATGGAGTTTTCAAGAAGAAAGCGAGGGAACAG GGATGGATAATGTCAGAATCATTGCTTAACCCTGGACGAGCTCGGTTGTGTGGAATAGTACCTCAATGA